TAGCAATATTGCCTGACATTGTGCCAACTGTCTGAATGAAATCCAAAGTAATCCAAAAGCTTGCAATGATTTATTCTTCTTACTCTTCAACCCGTAGTCATGCTGCTGCTCCGTCTGTATTAATgagggtaaaaaacaaaacaaaaacaaatatatacaccTCTCAAATTAAGTACAAGCACATCACAAACTCCACGTGTTAGAATCATCAATGTAGACGTTGTTATAGTGTGATGTTTTTGGCCATTCTTTTACAGTTTTAGCTGATAATAACCTAATAAATTGGAACTTATGGTTTAACAGTAGCAAGCAAGTTTGAATGATGACAGATGTTTTAACTTTGTAATAGGAAGATGGTGAAGACAACAGCTCATAGTCAGGGGTTTATAGAACCTTTATAAAACACCTTTGATGTCATACAATTGAACATGCGGTGTATTTCTGTTCTTATTTTTCcctgaatcttttttttcttcttctttttgtcagATGTTCTGAAGGAGCTTGATGATGCTTATGAGCGGTATCGCCGTGAATCCGACTCCCTTCAGAGGCGCAAGCTTCAGTTGTCTATTCAGAGGGCACTAATTCGTAGTCAGGAGCTTGGAGATGAAAAGATCCAGATTGCTGGTCAAATGGTATGTGGAAGAAAAACCGGACAATAAAAGTAGCTGTCAGGTCTTAATGTGTGCATTGATGAAGCTACGTTACTCTTCTTCTGTGACATATGTGCAAGAACGCCTACCCTAACTacaggaaaaggagaaaatggGTTTTATGGATCTTTTTAGAGGTCTTTTGTATCAGGACTGAATGAGCTTTACAtttaaattctttttggaaatctgtagtagaaagaaagaaaaaaaaaaaaacactaaacattTACAAGACTCCAGCAGTAAACATGAAATAAGTCTATTGTAGATACAAGCTAGACAGTTACCAGAAACATAACACTATGTTTGACCTTCCTGTTTGGCATGTTTGGTATGTCAAAGTTCAGTTGGGCTGTGTTCCTTTTGTGATGCATTATTACACTGGATAGCTTTGATTATAATTTCTCtataaacattcacatttatatatttttaaaaactattttcaGGCTTTTGCCTTTATATGGATAGCACAGTAGCGATAAACAGGAAATGGGGTACAGAGGGAATGACATGCAGGGAAGGACTGGGCGACCGGGAGTGGAACCAGATACACAGCTGCTAAAATCCTTTTAGTCCATATGGCACGCATCCCTCCCTCTATAACACAGGTTTACCCTTTGTAAACCTGTTTATAGTAACATTTGTAAGCCCCTAGCCATCAGCTAAGCCTAAACTGTTGAAAGCATGAACTTCTTTCTAGTTAATTCAGCAAAGAAGGCAAAATTTATGTTCAACAAATCTTAACCAGAGTTGGCTTTTTAAAACGTACGGTGCATCCAAGGGAGCTACAGATTGtctcttaacaaaaacataaaccaAAAAGGATTTAGGCTTCACAACGGTTAATGAGAGTCCTTTAAGAAGCTTTTATTTGTGCAAGTTCAAGCAAAATGATTCAGCTGTTGATTGGCTCTGTCGGGGCACAGATATGGCAGATACTGATGCAGTTTGGGGTTTCTCACATAGATTTGTATTTAGGATTATTTAAGTGTCATGGTTTAGTCTACATGGTCAAAGAAATTAGGTGAACttggaaaaaatacaaaacatgaacgttcttttttttttccaggtggAGCTGGTTGAGAACCGAACGCGACAAATAGACTGGCATTCAGAACTTCTCCTTTCCTCTCAAGAAATCCCAGAAAGTCACATTCCTCCGGCCACCTCCATGACGACCACTGCAGCATCTTTGATGTCCTCAACATCAGCTACAGTTACTGTGGGCAAACCCAGTCACCACGACAAGAAGCGCGATGAGGTCACATCAGCTTCAGGCGGTGGAGAAAAGGCTGGAGGGAAACGCTCACGACGTCagaaaaatggagaaaatcGGGAAAGCTACGGGAGTCTGGATCATGCAGAAGAAGTGGGAGTGGGGGCGTCTCGGGAAAAGAAGGCCAAAACATCttccaagaaaaagaaaaggtcaaaaggAAAATCAGAGAGAGAAGTGTCTCCTCCAGACCTGCCCATCGATCCGGATGAGCCAACATATTGCCTGTGCGAACAGGTTTCTTACGGCGAGATGATTGGCTGCGATAATGACGAATGTCCTATTGAGTGGTTTCATTTCTCCTGCGTCGGGCTCCATCATAAGCCCAAAGGCAAGTGGTACTGCCCGAAGTGTAGAGGCGAAAATGAGAAGACCATGGACAAGGCCTTAGAAAGGGCTAAGAAGGAGAGGGCCTACAACAGGTAGCTCACCTGGCCCCATGAACATTCCTGTgtgaaaattttaattttatctaTATTAGTCTTCATTTACAGTTAACAGTGtttgctaaaaagaaaaaaaatccacgaAGAGAGGGGTGTTGTAAATAGTTATTTTTGTAACAGCTGTGTACCTGAGAAATGAGAATCCCACCTCCTGGTTGTTTACAAACAGTAGCTGTAGTACAGTATGCAACCATGTGCATGTTTGTAACAAGCTGTCCTGCACATCATCCCTCTTTGTTTTCATCTTGCATGCAACATCACAAGCTTAACTATATAAactcaaataaaaaacaaaacagaaacatggatTCTGTGTTCTGTATAATCAACACTCAAAGTTCACTGTGCAGTGATTTCACATGCATCGTTTTCTGTAATCATTGATCTGTAATTACAACAGAATTGCGGCCTACTGCATTTCACTAGAACATTGTACAAGAGCAACAATGCTACTACCTTTATGATAAAATGAGATGATTTATTTAATGGGTTTTAGGTAAGAGCTAATGATTCTGCAGTATTACTTAAAGAACTGCCAGTGGAGAGTATGCATTTTAATTTTGATtgaatatataattttattttgctgCTCTAACAAAGATCTCAAAATAAGATCTTACACAGTGGATTTTCTGGTATCACCATCTCCAGAAACAGAACTTATGAGAACTTTGGCTTTACCACGGTCCACTTTCCCAGTCAAGGCCTGATTTAGACTTGACTATGAATTTCTGTAGAGCCTACGACATACCCTACACAAGTGGCCATTGTTGCTACCAACATTTATCCTTGTTTGTGGTGGATTATTTATTACTTGTATTCAGAGGGGTTTTAGGTTACAATGAGAATGTACAGTGTAGATCTCCCACTGAAGCATTAATCCCCAACAAGTCCCAGTTTACACCAGTATATAGTTAATGTTTGACTAATGTGTAGTGTgtgtatgtacacacacacacacacacacacacacacgtagatgCCTATCAAACTTCGTAAAGTAAAATAACTTTTGCACcaactaaaaagaaaatgcatatCCATATAAGGATGActttgcctttttttatttacaagtACTGGAAAAGGTGACATGGGGGACAACCAGTGCAAAATCTGTACATAATTTCAGTTGCAGGTTTCTTATATACACAAGTGAACGGGAAAGTGAATACACTCCGTCATGCATGTAACAGTTCACAACACAGCAAAGGACACGGTGTAATGGTGACTTAGTTGTAGTCCATGATGCTCCGGCTGCTCATCATCCAACTGCCTTGTGAAAATAAACTGACAACAAATCAGGCTCACAACAGAAAAGGACCCATGACTTAACGATGCACCCTCTTGAGACACAAAACATAATTAATCATGGAGTTATTAGAGCAAGTTGGAACACACCAGGATTTTAAGTAATGGCCCTCAAGTCCACAATGATATTACATCAAGGCAAGATTCAGCACATTTCCCCTGATGAACTTTAAAAGGGGGCGagaatagaaaaaacaaaaaggcccTCTTTGTCGGGCAGGAACAAGATGTTTTATGATGGAAAGTTGAGGGTAAAGTGCATAAAAgcttaaaattaaaagaggggAGGGTCAAAAAATTAAGAGGTATTCCACTAAAACTTGCAGTACACACAGCTTAACAATGGAGGGAGAGAAGCAATCACAAGTATCAGGTCAACTGTCTCTCCAGCTTTGTTCTACGATGGCAGAGACGCGTTTCTCGTATTCCCGTTTGTTCTCCTGGTACAGCTGAGCTGCCTGGCTGTTGGCCGGACTGTTGGGGTTTGGCTCATCAAGCAGGGACTGCAGGGGGAGAGAAGATTTTAATGGAAAAGAACAAACCTGAATCAACTCATTCATCTACTCAGTACTCCTAAAAGattgaacaaaaaacaaaactgtcatGCCCTTTAGCTATTGTGCAATAACATTGCACAATATTGAAAATTTTCCAGTTTGTCACTGTACTTTTACAAACTAAAATCTCTAATCTTTTGAATTTAATTATAAAttctacattttattttctatcaTTTGTTTAGTCattattttaatgtattaaCAGCACTTAATGAATCAACacaacattaaattaaaaatgagttGATATATAAGAAAACAATATTCAGAAATTCTCAGATGTTACCGATATGTTGAAGCTTACAATTTGGGACATTTATTTGGTTCATATGATGATATCAGTGGAGATTATTCAATCAGTGGGTGGTCAGCTGCAGTCCTACACACTGACATTAAACCTAGTTTCAGTGGATGGGCCTGAATTTGCAGTAGCAGCTTTTTGTTTCTCAGAGgaaaatatacatatttttattatacatttataatattgcCACAATAATTAGTCAATTGGAAATGCActtaatgtttttaaatttatcTTGATGAATGGTTACCATAATCAAATTTACAATAATATGCCATAATAATGAAATCTgttcttttactgttaaataTTGACACTTCTTACCTGGATAGATGTTAGAATAGAGGACACATCATAAGTGGGGCTCCAACGATTCTGTAGGATGTCTAAACATATACTGCCATCCGCGTAGACTGTAGAGACAAACAATTATTAACAGGCCACAAATAACATTAACACTATAACCAGGCAGCAGGTGATCATGTTCTTACCATTTGGATGAAACATCTTTGACACAAATCGCACTGTAGGGGGTTTGTTGGGATATTCTTCTGTGAATTCTACAATGAGTTTAAATGTacctgaaacaaaggaacaCATTCATATGAGATTTTAGACCAAGTGAGAACACTTTGGAGCAGTGACTTGAGGAGTCTTTTTTCAATTAATTCTATTCAGGGAGATTGTTGATTAAGTTACTACATTTaactctgtttctctctatatACAGTGAGGTACTTACCATCCTCAAAGGGAGTTCCTTCAGGGCTGTAAATTTAGAGAAAAGTgatattttgtcatttgttCGGACACAAAAATAAGATCTACACTTCAGAACCAAATTAATTTCTTACCCAAAGATGACTGCATTCCACACCATGATGTTGTTTTCAGAAGGGGCACCACTGACACCAGCTGGAGGATCCTCTTGTAGACTGCATACCCAAAAGGTTAAGTAAATGAATACACTGAAGCAAAGTTTCAAGGCCTCAAAGGTAATGACCAGAAGCTGTATTTCTCCACTCAGTCCACAGAAAGGTGCATTTCACAATCAAATGTCTCCTTTCATTGTCTAACCACACCCACATTTATAAGGTCAAAAAAAACATACCTGTACTTGGAAACACAGCTGGTGCCATGGTTTCCTCTTCCTAACCTAACACAATGTGTCAGTGCCATTAATGATAAACTGTAGGAACTATTATTTACTAAATACAGAATTAGTTAATTTACATCATATGCTACAAAGATGCTTATATTGTACCTGCTCAAAGTTAGctgttaaaattttaaattaccTTAACTACCTAACTTGCAATGAAGCCTCAAAAACATTATATAATTGTTCTACTGTGAGTTGCTCAATCACTACCCATTTATTGGCACTTATCTCCACATAACTGAGTCAGCTGCCATCACAAagtgttgtgtttattctgAACTTAAATCTTGCTCCCTCcatataaagataaaaatacGCGAAATTCACTGAAGATGAAactaaacatgaataaaagaaaaaaataatttaaaaagccaTATCAGTAATAGGTTTGGGCTACACCAAACTATATTCCTCCCAAACACCTGGAAATACCTCCTCACATTCCTGAATACTGATACTTCAAATATGACATAGTCAAAAGAGCAGAGGCTCGATTTACAGTGAGATCAAAACACGTTTAAGGACCCCGAAGAGGTCCAGTAACTCACAGTTAGGATCGTTTacgaagaaaacaaaaacattttccgTGGACAGTGTTACATTGCGGTTATAAACGGAGCTGAACGCCACTGCACGGCCTGGCATTCGCTTTGTTTTACTGTTTCTTACCTTTGACATATTGTTTTCTACTCGGGAATTTACATAATAATTTTACTTTGTTCTGTTAATTCGCGTTTCACTTCTTGGCGTTATTATTTACCTTATTAACTCAAACTTTGGTAAGTTTTCGACCGTGGGGATGTCGAACCTTTTGCGCTGGTTAACAACGCAACTATCAAGCGGAAATATAAGATAAACGGAAGGAATACATTCGTGGAGTACTTGGGTTGAATGCGTTGAAAAAATATGCTTAAACCATGAAAAATGTCCGTCCGGCCACTCCTCACGCACATTTAAAGCTAAAAGGTTTAAAGAGGCAGCTAGGAGCTGTACGTTGACAGAAGCCTTAGTCAACCAACCTGCTAGCATTAGCTAGCTCCGTTAGCGTCACGGTAAGACGAAGcgctttggaaaaaaaaaaaaaatcacataaaagATTCACATTCGCAGAAGCATAGCGGTTGCCTTGTggttgtttttacacagggaaCTCATAAATGAACTATATCCTGAAAAAACAGTGATTAGCTATATCGGGCTAACACAAGCTAGCATAACGATAGCTCCGAATTGTCAAAACGGCTAACGATGTCGGCATAATTCCTGTACACCAACTCACCGTTTAAAATCTCTCATAAGTCTTCTTCTGGCCGGGGTTGACATAGTTTAACTTGAAGAATACGTACAGACAAGGCAAAATCGTTGACAGGAGCTTATTTGGCTGTATTATAGTTAATGTAATTTGAGAACTTCACAGAAACCGTACAGAACGGAGCCCGACTCTTCCGCCGTCCTATAAAGCTAATATGACGCTCTGGTTTGCCTGGTCTGGTTTACCAGGACGATACCACATCACGAAGGAAGGGGGGAAACATTTGCGATTACTAAGCAAACCTGAAATTTCTAGAATGGAAATGACAGTTGCAGTTGTTAGCATAAGTAGTTTCTATAAAAATGTACTTTATTTCAACACGATAGATTTATCtaatacaatattttatttaattggaATCAACTTTTCTCCCCCGCCCATTCGAGTTAAGGGTGTCGCGGGGCGTGACCATGGTGACGTAGCCTCGATGACGGGATGTTTGTGCTGCGCAGCTATGATGAAGGTCGgccctgtgacagctgtggCAGCACGTGAGGCTGCAACTTTTAAAGGCGTTTTCTGTACTAAGCGAGCACACCAGTAACTTTAATGTAGATATCTAATGTATAGAAAAAGTAAGATACCATGGTTCTCTATGCACATTATTACACAAGCCATCTATGGCAGGAAGCAGAACAAGATGTACGGAGAAAAATCAAACTTtggaaaaactttcttttaatgatttacatcttatgtgtttccattttttaaCATCATATTGAGACAAACAAAACTTCAGCACTGGCAGTGGTTCATCTCAAATGCTTACTTTAGTGTATTCAAAGAACACTGCTATTTGCAGCATAAATCACAACAAGAACTAaacattaactttttttctctttaacaaCACAGAAATCCACTTTTTACTCTGCTTTATTAATGCAGTTTCAGACCCATCCACAACAGTGGCTTTGCTGTTAATAACAAAGAAATTCAATGAACGTGACCACGCCGTGGCTTTAAGGCGAATGAATGCTTGTTTAGGCTTAGATGAGTTTCAGGCGAAAAGGAAGAGCTGTCAGGAAGATCATTTTTGTACTTCACGATCCATGGTAAAGAAGCATGGTGCTGAAGAGGGTGTGGTCATAGAACTGCTCCGCTTTCACAGACTTCAGGTGCTCCACCTGACTGCCTCCAGTGCTAATGATCTCAGGTGAGCCGCTGTGGATGTGGTGGTCGAGGATTTCTGCTGTTGGGCCGTTTGAGAAAAAGTCCTCACAGTGTCTTTCATCTGTCACTGTAAATGAAACAAATAGtcaaaagggcaaaaaaaaaaaaatgttttgatcaTGTTCCTGCCTCTAAGAGAGAACAAATGAGGCAGGGgggtttgattttgttttgcacaactatttaaacttttttttttactacaatTCCATAAGCAGCCACGTAAAAATAATGTCTATTACATGGCCAGCTCTCAACGCATCAAATGGTATCCAACTctttggattttaaaaaaagagatcaATAAATTGCGAAATAGACTCCAGTTTTATGTAATCTCAAAAGTTTTGACCTAAGACCGTGTTTTAAAATAGGTCACGTCCTGATCTGTAGTAATTCTGACATACAGTTTGCATTGTACCACTGTGACCTAGTTCTGTGTCatttcacaagaaaaatcaCAAGTCTTTTAAGCTCCATGACCCAACATCACAAGCAAATTGTAAAAAATGTCAAAGGCACTGTATAGTTGGCACTTGTAGTCTTTCATTTGCAATCATCTGAAAAACGTaagcatgtgttttttttgttttttttttaaataaacacagatgttgtgagacaggagaaagaaaaaaagagcacaaGGATACACCAAGAAAACAAAGGCCACATTTATAAACTTTATACACATTTAATGATGTCAAGCAGTCAAGTACAAAGCTAAATCTGCTCAGTACTCAAAACACTGGATGCCCCAGATTCAAAGACTACACACTCAAACCTTCTGCCacgtaaaacaaaaacagaaaccatGTTCAACATGAAATAGTACTACAAAATACAGAAAGAATCCCCCCCCCCTCTTAGCGTCTATAAAATTTGAACACAGCGTACATTAAGTTACCATTTGGATTACTTAACGCAGCCTAACAAATAAGGCTTTTTGCAAAGTGTAGAAAACcatgcaaactttttttttttcagcaggacTGTTTGTACATAACGACCGATTGCAATATGGCCTGATATTAATTTCAAAAACACACTGGGTATTCTTCTGTAACACACGCAAATGCAAGCCTTGCTAGTTAACTTTAAAAGTtcgccaacacacacacacacacacacacacacacacacacgatatTTCAGACCAATCAATCACAAAGGTGAAAAAGACGGATAACCCAATTCTACTCTCATGGACCAGTAAATGTTACTAAAGGGCATCTAGAAACTCCAAGAAAGCTGCACAGTGAATTATGTAAATTTTAAAAGCTACATTCATGTTCAGATATGCTTTGGCATAAAGTTATTCTTCAATATAAAATGCGAAATTTCCAGAGACTTtgtttctgtatattttaaaaagtgcttaGGTACCAATTTCACATAAATGTCAcctattaaatattattttaaatcaacaatatttactgatttattaaagtgggagaaaaacaaacttgaACATTACTATTTTTTTGGTGTTGGCAGCAGAAGGTTGGTGTTCACAACATCAGGTAACAAATGAAGTTTTCCTTATTTCTTATTATACAATAATGCACAAGTTTATAAGCGTTATAATAAGACGTGgctaaatattttttatgaagCCAATATAAACATTTGCACTTTTAATGCAAACAATGTGGTATAATTGTGCAAAACAAAATCATCCTTTTATTATAAACCTAATAAAAAGTAAGCATTACACGAGAACTGTCAGTATAATTGGACGTATGCACTGACTACATATCTGTATAACAAACACATGTTAATACCTTTCTCCTTAAGAGTATAATCAGGTACATGGAAAAGTAGAAAATAcaacatacacacgcacacacacacgcacgcacacagctAAATATCTTCAAAGGAAGCTCtccaccaaatcaaaacaaatgtATTTCGATATCTGTGCATTACTCAAAAAAGAAACTTACAACAAACATACAAATGGAAACATTAGAATGTGCCATTTCACACACAAGCCCTTTACAAGTAGGCATAAGAGTTGGTGCAGCGACAGGGGGTCTGCATCGACGCCACAGTGATGACCTCCAGCTCTTTAGCTGTGGGGCTCGACCTGGCTGGTCCCCCCTGATCCATGAGCCCTGGCCCTTGTGATGGTGCAACCCCATTCATCCCAAATGCAAAGCTTCCTGGCCCACCTGAGGTTACAGTCGCTGCCAACTCCATGTTCATGCTCTCCATCTGTGCATCTCCAGCTCCATCTAGTGGCCCATTCCCATTAAGCAATTTGGGTTCCACGCAAAAACCTGAGAGCCAAGACgggaggaaaaaaatcagtgaGATGAGAGCCAGGACATATTTCTTCCATCCATTTAAAGAAATATTTGCTTAGAAGATACAATTAACCCAGAGTTTTTCCTACAAATACATGCAGACACTTGGTCTTACATGAATAAGTGGGATAAAAATAAAGTCACAAATTAAGCTGATGTGATGAAAGAAGAATATAGTTTGTAGATGACATTTTGCTGATCACCATTTCACCAAAACTGAATTCTTTTTTGTTGTCATTCATGGGGATATCATGCATGTTAGAAATAactttgagaaccactgctttaatccatgatattacataaCTGTAGACTTAACATTAACACCAGTTAATATCAGGAAAATGAATTATAATCAATAAAAAGAGTCACTGTGTCACACTGTCGCTGTGACtcatgtaaaatgtgaataaagtCGAACAAGACCCTTTGGAGGAAAGACTTcagaatatatttttaaaacagtAAATACTTGCAGAGACCCATGATATCCCTTAACCTCCTAGATACACAgatggtatcaatttcaaaatcctacttCACTTGGTTTTCAAGTTatcttgacctttgaccttgaggtcaaggtcaTTGAGATTTGAACTCGATGgcatcaatttcaaaatcctataCTGTTTCGTTCTTGAGTCATTGCATTCACAAACTTTGGTGTCCATCACATTATGCCATCAACCTTTTGCGGCTGAGGGGTAATAATGTCTTGAAAGTTCCAATTTCCTTTAAAAGgtaacagggaaaaaaaaaaaagtatctgaACAGACCTGATCAGCTTAGTAACTTACCGTTAGTTCTAGCCTTCTTTCCAGGGTTTGCTTCCATGCCTTCAAAAGACCTTTTTCTGTTGGGCACACCATTCAAGAAGCTGCGTCCCTGGATGGTGGGGTAAGCGTGGTACCCATTCTGGCTCATGCCATTCAGAAAAACCCCATTATGAGACTGAGCCATGTTTTGTTGGAAGTTCTGGGCATTGGAGAGTATTTCAGCGCACTCCTGGAATCCCTGCGCGTGGGCCAGGTCAGCAGCAGTCAGCCCACTGGCATTCCTCATACTGCACAACAGAAAAGGGAGTGTTAGAAACACTCACTGTATGCTCCAtttacacaaataaaacaaacaaaataagacAAGCCCAAGCGTGCACACACATCcccacacgcacatacatacataaacatacatacacacgcacgcgcacgcacacactcatTAAGCAAATATTCgcgcacacagacaaacacagatgtATAGAAATAGCCTGTGCTGCTCTACCCTCTCTCACATCCTCTTCGTCATCTTCATGACAGATGACGATTGATCCCTTTGGGATCATCTGGATCTTGAGTGAAACTTaaaattttcacttgtttccaCATAATTAAGGAAACACGTCTGCTGCAAACGGGCATGGTTAAGACAGCTGAGGACGTGCACCTGAACATGTATGAAATGATCCGCTGCATCCACAGGAGATCACATCTGTGGACAGCGTCAAACGGGATACATCAAGGAGCATTCTGCTAAGGATGAGAAGCTGTTGTCATCTCACGTCTCCAGCGGCGATAATATTCAAGGATTTCTGCAAAGCCGCATTGAAAGCGCAGTGATGTTGTCTTCTCTGTGTCAATGTCCGTGTAAAAAAGTCAGCAAAGAAAATGACAGACTCGCAAAGTGACGAAATCCCCAGAGACGAGTCAGAGAATCAGAAGATGGAGAAGACTATGATGCAATGCATCTTCAGAAGAAACTCCAGAGAGTGAACGATTAGGCTGAGAACAAATCAAGGTCGAACTGCAGCACTCAAACAAAAGCACACTTCTTTTGCTGCGAATGTGAAGCTAAAGTGAACTTGTCCTCATGTTGTTTCAAGAAAAATGAGcaagagaattaaaaaaaaaacatttaaagaaaaaactctAAATAGAGTTTGTGCACAATGTGTACAGCTGTGTTAACCATAGCCAGTTGCAGCAGTGATAAAGTAACTTTCTGGGAGCAGTAATGAATGAGCAAACAGCACTGTGCCCCCTTCTCCCCCCCCACAAATTTACGGTTTTCAAACAGCATCAAAGCGTGGGAGCAATCTCACCTGGAGATAACGttttgacaggaaaaaaaaacaaactacacaGGAATAAAATCTAAACTTAATCAAAAGTGTATAGTAAAAAAAAGGTGCTATTAATATAAAATTGGATCATTCTGCTGAAGGACACAGAAAATAATCCACCAACCAAAATATTTCTTGCAGCCTAATGATGGAAATTTCTCTTCTCTGTTTCAGTTACAAAAACAATACTGCTGTTGTTCAGGGCCTAAATGTCATCACGCTGTGAAATGAGTTCTCTAAGCAAACAGCTCAGTCTTTGTCAAAAAACTGGGAGCACTGGCCCACGTCCGATTCCggactgtttttttgttttgttt
This DNA window, taken from Oreochromis niloticus isolate F11D_XX linkage group LG16, O_niloticus_UMD_NMBU, whole genome shotgun sequence, encodes the following:
- the ing1 gene encoding inhibitor of growth protein 1 — encoded protein: MLNPTNGDPGHVVVNYVEEYLDLVESLPFDLQRSVSLMKEIDAKYQDVLKELDDAYERYRRESDSLQRRKLQLSIQRALIRSQELGDEKIQIAGQMVELVENRTRQIDWHSELLLSSQEIPESHIPPATSMTTTAASLMSSTSATVTVGKPSHHDKKRDEVTSASGGGEKAGGKRSRRQKNGENRESYGSLDHAEEVGVGASREKKAKTSSKKKKRSKGKSEREVSPPDLPIDPDEPTYCLCEQVSYGEMIGCDNDECPIEWFHFSCVGLHHKPKGKWYCPKCRGENEKTMDKALERAKKERAYNR
- the ube2al gene encoding ubiquitin conjugating enzyme E2 A, like isoform X1, with protein sequence MSTPARRRLMRDFKRLGRGNHGTSCVSKYSLQEDPPAGVSGAPSENNIMVWNAVIFGPEGTPFEDGTFKLIVEFTEEYPNKPPTVRFVSKMFHPNVYADGSICLDILQNRWSPTYDVSSILTSIQSLLDEPNPNSPANSQAAQLYQENKREYEKRVSAIVEQSWRDS
- the ube2al gene encoding ubiquitin conjugating enzyme E2 A, like isoform X2; translated protein: MSTPARRRLMRDFKRLQEDPPAGVSGAPSENNIMVWNAVIFGPEGTPFEDGTFKLIVEFTEEYPNKPPTVRFVSKMFHPNVYADGSICLDILQNRWSPTYDVSSILTSIQSLLDEPNPNSPANSQAAQLYQENKREYEKRVSAIVEQSWRDS
- the ankrd10b gene encoding ankyrin repeat domain-containing protein 10b — protein: MSVGVESGFSSEEVLNSRFPLHRACRDGDVGALCSLLQCTSNPADLTVEDTFYGWTPIHWAAHFGKLDCVMRLVQVGCGVNAVTSRFAQTPTHIAAFGGHPECLLWLLQAGADINKQDYVGETPIHKAARAGSLECINTLLIQGAKADMRNASGLTAADLAHAQGFQECAEILSNAQNFQQNMAQSHNGVFLNGMSQNGYHAYPTIQGRSFLNGVPNRKRSFEGMEANPGKKARTNGFCVEPKLLNGNGPLDGAGDAQMESMNMELAATVTSVTDERHCEDFFSNGPTAEILDHHIHSGSPEIISTGGSQVEHLKSVKAEQFYDHTLFSTMLLYHGS